The Dermacentor andersoni chromosome 1, qqDerAnde1_hic_scaffold, whole genome shotgun sequence genomic interval ACACTCTGCGGTTCTTTCCTCTGGGAAGACAAAACAGAATTAATGGCACGTCCGCTCCTTCGGCTTCCAACTAGCCTGGATGGACTTAGCATCCCGTGTACCAGAACAATGAGCTCCGTCCTCGCATTGCGAGGTTTTCACGACCTCCTGAAAGACCCTGAATATCCAGGCAGGAAACTTGTCGACTGTTTCCTAGGAACGTCCAGGAAGCTCTTTTTCTCAGGAGTAAGAACAGGACCTACGGCGGAACAGGCACCGCCATTTTATAAATATGTATGCAGCAGCCTTCAATAAATTAGATCAACTTTACCAGATGTAGATGTGGTTAACCCACTGGCCACGGAAGTGCGCGAATTACTAGCAATAGAGCACTTGGCACAGCAAGATCTGCAGCGTTGCAGGAGCGTCAACTGGCGCACGCTAACCACATCGGCCGTGCCTGCCGAGGTGCGCGACTTCGGGTGGAGACCAGGTGGGCGCGTTTTGCCTCTGCGGAATCGCACTAAGCGTTGGGAATATCTTCCAATAATCGCTGCCCTCAGTGCAAACAGAAAGAAACGTTACGGCATGCCCTCTTTGATTGTACTGTTGCAAAAACATTTTGCGACTCATTGTGGGTACATGTTCGGTGTACGCATGGATCCGAGAACGCAACCGCGAAGACTCTTCGAAGTTGTCTTGTGGTGCGTGGGAGCATTCGTGTTGCAGCGACAAAGAAGTGCTGCGGCAATGCAGGAACGGCCAAAGAGAGCGATGTACCCGTTACTACGCCGCTTACGCAAACACATGTATGAGCAGGCTTGCGTGGACCTGATCAACCTAAATGAAGAACAATTCCTGCGGACATTGTGGACACGCTTCATAAAACTCCGCAATGAGTGCATTACTGCGCAGGTTTTACCTTACTGAAACTTGAATTCCCGGCAGGCAACACCTGCCAGACTTGTATGTAACCTCAATGTTTGTTGTTTCATCGTAATGTGCCCTAGATGTTGATGTAATGTGATattgttcatcatcatcaacatcaacatcatcatcattagactattttatgtccactgcaggacgaaggcctctccctgcgatctccaactacccctgtcctgcagcaaccgattccaactagcaaccgcaaatttccttttttttttcttctatacatCAAGTGCACAAATATTTTTCTGATTAggcttgttgaaataaacttctcTTCagcgggctccttaacgctgtcgcgttaataacatttttttcaccttcgccagagcatccatgtcaagacagtaaagccaacaaaggtaactacgttcttatttattttttctactcttgacttttattcgcaaggacacattcagcctcttcaatttttgtGTTCTCGCTACTCGCGGACTGCCAGAGCGAGCCACagcacatgcgtttttcttgtgttgcccccaccaccgcgcggcgcaactttggtgcgctttttttttttttcctggcagaGCTGATTTTGCCCTGGTAGAGATTTAGAGGCTCTCTGGCCAAcagacgagaaaaaagaaacaatggtcgctcgccgccatcattgTGGGGATTCGACAGATTGCAAGGCGTTCGCTGGAGGGCATCACCTTCACTCCGATGTTATTGCAACCTCTCCGAAAAGTTTTTTGTCTCGCCGGCGTAGGATACctagcagtatgcgtatggttctccgtggaccaagcgtcttacgttttcttcgatattccttcggtagccacattaggtgcccaaagtaggcattcgattgtggttaacatgctttcctttgcagtttttttttttcgtttttttttttcatttcggtggccccatagcacaaaagaaaaaaagacattgttgcggcgcagcgaattgtcgcatggtgaaagttcgattttgttactccttcttttgcggaaagtaatgggtcaCGGGACTCTTCATTTGCCTGATactcttatattattgcgatagcaattatatggacaccccaggcgcattcctgccgttgccgtcaccgtcatgttccatataatctccaagggtgataacacggTCACCGCgagccgcatgctgtatgtgcgagtaaaagcgtagGGGGGCGGGAAGATGGGTGAGCtgacaatggtggctcagtcctgcgtgtgcaagggagaaaagctgggaggaagcacgccgcctttcgtcgcgcgCTTCACCCCACGATGCAtcggggtgagtggagagaggAGGGGCGGCGCGCCTTATAGGATCCTGCGAGCTGTGAATCTGTGAtggcgcaacatgtttatttgccttgtttgaaccatacagtgacttttgcttcAATACGTAGATATATTGGAGacatatgtatatttaaatatcttgttgccaggttttgtgtatacatgcagtgaactttgtttccagagaaacttttttgccttttatcaagctgtatcttcgcatttctgatgtatattttgcagaactcccttttatatgtgctctctgttgcgactataattttggtgcaattactcacaatacaccaccggtgacagctgctcctgcgcaatacattggaacgaaggacagcgtcatcgacatttttccctggccgttgcgtATGTACAAAAATGCAAATAAGGTTCatgacaaattttattaaaatatttgtcctaaacttgttcatttcatgcccttcacgttttttttttttttttcatatcagcgacatgcactgcttcgctggtttcgaactgatatagttcatgtggtattttctttacttaataaatagacatTAAAGGTGGAAGCATTCATATCAGTAAATTCCGGTCCTAAATTTTTGGTCATACGAATAAATTCTTTTAtagaaaatacatattttacatgttctgacagtgcgtagcgttcaataattcgtttgcagcatctttggcaatggcaatgcagttattcatgtattttatccctcgacaaattctataaggagccttcccactctcccgctcttgtgcCCTCACCTTAGGAACCACGCTTACAAACATCAGGCCACAGCGCTCactctctttgaagtctctccctttataaccagccgccaccgacaacaaccgcacctgacgtcactctactaaccctttaaaactaacatgccgaggatgacgaggccgcctttgacgaagatacgtccccctatcgaaacgttggctagcctttctgaggcacctcatAACTGTTTATAACCCCTGTCTAACGCtatgtgatgtgctacagctacactggtcatccaccttcaacAGAGTGAAATGgatcctcgttttttttttttttttttttttttttgccacgactTGACGCAGATAAAAGGAGGTGAGTGGCGCTGAAGAGCAGGGATGGCTAGACTACATACAGAAATTGATTTGTTCAACATCTTACTCCTTCGTACTCGTCGCTTAGCGACACCATCTCTGCACCGCTGGAAAGGAACTGTGCGCGACGTACTCCTTGATGTCTAGACAGCGTACGATGCCTTGAAGTTAGAGCACGGACGCTCGTTAACCGAACTCGCCCTATGGGGTCCGTTGTCTTGGTGAGAGAGTTCATCCTTCTGGGTGCCCTTAGGTAAAATTACTTTCACGGTGTTTCCTGTTGCTTGAGAATTTTATACAATTCACtcaccttttattgcgatagccgaTATGGACACACAAGGCTAATTTTAGCCATCATCGTCGACGTCGATGTGATGTTCATATAAagcccaagtgcaataagatcctatcatGCCTCGCACGCCGTATACTGTTGGCGCGAGGCGAAGTATTCGAGGGAGAGCCGAAAAGTATGTTGGCTTGATGCGCGTAGTCCTACCGCGCGACCAGCGTTAGATAGAGGTCACGAGGTGAAGAGCGTGCGAAAGCGGGAGCGGGAGGTGGCATTGAGCGCACGTCTCCTTCTCTAGCCCTCGCGCGCTCCACATGGAGGAAATATGCGGAGGGCGAGCACGTTGGCAGAGCCGAGATTTCTGGTCGCTTCATGTGCTCCGTTTTCACCTGGTGTTGGAAGTCGTGTGATCTCAAGTGACGGAGAGGCGTTGAGGCGACAGGCACCACGAATCGTTCGATTCCCCAAGCCAGCGCTCTTAATTGCGCCAGCGGATGTTCGCGATCAAGTgaaatctgttcatgtttgcctgtgcgcgcgtgacacagcgcttgctaatttaattagtaacGCGAATGTTTACCGAGTCATACAACATAGAAGCAGGAACGTTACTTCGTGCAGTCGGGTAATAGTTTTCCaccgctatcaatgcttcgccgttcgggagaaactgcaactttttgttCCACCTCCATTTTCATTCATTCCATTAATTTGGCACGAAACAAGATCACTGCTGTTATTGATAGGCATTAGTAGCCGAGCGTGTAAGGCGGAACCAAAACGTCAGCCAGCTGAGGAAAGCAATGTGGTGTAACTGCACTTACGCGCGGATTATATTGCACTATCAGGCGCGATGTGTTGGCGCGATACAGGGATCATAACATATCGTGGCACGTAACCGCATCACGATTCTTAATTTTGACTAAGTGGCACGTAAATGTTGTCACACCACAATATGCTATTGTGTTCGGGTTTCCAGAGCTGTTCATACATGTAATGAAGACAACTACCACAGAACGTTCGTGACTGAAAAGAAAAACTAATAACTTTATTTCTACTAAGTATCCCCTCATTTAACACACGAAACATGAGGAAGTGCCGGTGGGCACTCGCCAAGGTAAAAAGTGTATTCCGTCTTCGCCGTTCCACATGGGCGGGCGATGGTGCGCACGCAACCGATTCCCTGCAGCTGCCATTGTAAGAGCGCCGCAAATTGCGCTCGGAGAAACAGCTGCGTCCTACAGCACGCGAACACGCCTCGACAAGGCACGCAGTCCGCCGCTAATGCAAGGCAGGAGTAATTTTGACAGAGAAATTGCACTTTGCACGTCGCGTAAAAGAGTGACTAAAAAGGAGGACGCGCACCGCGATTCAAAGCTGCGCATACACCTCTAAAGAAGGCACGAAGATAATTAGGTTGATATGCTCATTCTGTAAAGCGTCTCCCACAACAGCTGCCACCGTCAAGACGGCGTTATATTGTAAAATTCGCGCTACAAATCAATGTAGAATAATCTAAGGCCTATTTGGTGCGCACTGGCATGCTTAACGAGGTGCAGCTGTTGTAGAATTTACGTCCCGTGAACGTTATAGCAGCACTGAAAAATCGTGGCAGCCGGGGAGCAATTCATTAAACGCAGAGAAAAATATTCTGGTCCCTAAAAAATTGCACTCAAGTGCCAACCTGGGCAGAACTTTCACCTTTCGAGTGGCAGAAGTAAGGCGAAGTGTTGTACGCATTTCAGAAGTGGATGGTCTGCAGATCGTATAGCGAATATACCACAAAGAGCCATAATTTCGTCCTTTAGCTGGCAACCACATGTGCTGCAAATGATCAACACTGCGCCTGCCTCCAAGGCACCATGTCCATTAGTCATTACCAACAAGAGACAAGTTTGCTTTTCCCATTCGAATGAGAACGTACAGACTTCCTCAAGTAGGCAACTGTCGCGCTCTCTGCTATCTTTTTACGAACTGCGTGCTCATCATGTGTTTTTATGCCGGCATGTAATGGAAAGAGGCTTTAAGACAACTATGATGCGTAGGGCGGACTGAACTGGTTCCCTCTTCAACAAGAAGAAAATGTATAGCAGCATCGCTTCAATGTGGAAATCAAATCACCCGCAATACCGCGACCGGGCACAAAGGTAACAACGACAACACAAGAGCCGCAGTGAGCAGCTCTATGAACTCGCTCGCATTCAATGCTTCCAGAAGCCACTGCAGTAGTCCTGAATAGCAGCGTCATTTGGTCCCGTGGGTGAACAAATCTAATGCACACTTACTCTACAGAATTTTCGTTTCTCACAGCGCAGACGCCAGCTCTGTcacgtttatttttttaatttccccaCTTGTCACTACGGGCTATAGACTCCAGGGCGGTTCCAAAGGAGTTGGAAAGTTGTGCCCCGACCAGCAGCTCCAAGTCCTCTGGCTGTGTACAAAGGCTCATTCCCAAATATTTTATTCACCAGCTGCCTACGCTAATATGTCTAACATCCTGATTGGCTGGCACCtgtcttacgaacagttctagcgcaGCTAACTTTTCTCTGCGAATACGGGTCAAAACGTTCAGCAAATATGCTACGAGGAAACAGCAAGGAGGGTTCACTTGAGCGTGGCCCATACATCAGAGTATCATGGCATACGAACAGTAATGCAACAGAATGGCCACATTTTGCTATGCAATATGCTTCCACGAAGGTTGCTTAGGCGAAAGCAGACAGAGAAGTGAAGACCCACGCACTAAAATGACACTCCACAACATCGTTTTGGTAGGTTCGAAGACGGAATGCCAACTTTACGGATGAAATGAATTAAGCAGTGACTAAACGCAAATGACTATGTAGGGTGTCAagcgcacttttctttttttgtcttcgccCATGAGACATGTGGTAAAAAAGTTGTACGCTTGCTTCTCGTGAATCTCCAAAATGGCCGACGTGGTATCTCTTTGAGGCTCTTGAAAACAGAACGATGGCATGCCTTGCGTTCAGGAGAAGCACAGAAATCGCGGCCTTACCGCAAAAATGTAACCTTCAATCAGCACTCTTGAACTAGCCAAAAAGCCTCCACTAGTTGGTTCTTCAAAAAGGGTAACTGACGATACACTGCTTTGTAACAGCTTCAGTTCCAGCATTTTTCTAGAAGACATAGCTGAATCTATCTGCATACACGAAAACGTAGCTGGAAAAGGGGACAAGTGACAAATTAAAATTTCTTAACTACACACTTCACACACTatcatacatatatacataaaaAATGCTTCACGCACGGTACTTGCTAACGCATATCGTAACCACAACCGCAATGAAGCGAGCGGCTTGCGACATCCCCGCGACAAGTGCAATCAATTCTCGGAAGAGAATAAACATCACATCTGATATTGCAATGTCGGCACTGAATGCCTACACCCAGGGGTGCCTATTGGCCTAATTTTGAGTCTTTCTGAAAGTTCTGTGCTTCTGATCGAGTGTCACTTTCGAGCTGGTACTTGCAGGGGAAATATAGTTCACGTTAAGGGTGCTCCGGCTAGATCTGGGTGCGTTCGAAGCGGCACCTCTGGTCGGCTTCAAGGGAATGGAGAGATCCAGAGAGTCCTCGAAGTCCAGTGGCTTATTCGCGCACTGCCGACCGTTTTCGGAGAGTGGATCAAACTCGTTGCAGATCATATCAATGTTGGAGTGCGGGCCGGATTTGAGTTCTTCGTGGTCGTCCTCGAGATTCATCAGGCGTACGGCGTCGCTGGGCATCACAGCGGCTCCTACACGACGGTCTTGCCAGTAAGGTGCAAACGCCTTCTGAGACGGCTCAGCAAACACTGTAGGCTTGTGCTGCCTGGGATCAACCAGTTCGTACGCCATACCTTCATTGCTGAAACCAACCTCTTCCAATGAGTTTTCCGCAAGCGAGTTGCGTCTGAATTCCGTAGGATAGGCTCCTCTGCGCGACAGCAATGGAGTGTTTCTTGATTGATTCAGCAGCAGAGGAGGCAGGCTCTGCGTTTTGCAGCCGGATTCTCCATCTGAAAAGTTGCTCTGGTAGGGACGAGGAAACCTCTGGTCAGCGGAGCGCAGAAAACGAGTACCGACAGGCAGTATACCTTCGTCTCGTCGGTAGTCCCTCTGGTGTTCCGAATTGTCAAGTGCCCACACAGTCATCTCGAGTTCCTTGTACTTGGCCTGCACAATTTCCATGTCTCTCCGATGTCTCCTGAAGCGGTCTAGACATTCCTCTTTCTCTTGGATCAATGACTGGATGTCCGATCGCAATGAGGCCTCCGTGGCCTTCCACTCCGACAGCTTTTTGAACCAGTGTTGGTCACTCTCGTCCGCCTTTTCTTTAAGCTTCTGATTTTCCAGGGTGTAAAGCAAAAGCAGCCTTTTGAGCTCGAGAAGATTGGACTCCTTAAGTATGTTGGAGACCTTAGCTTTGCCTTCTTCAGTCGTGATGCCCCTGGCGACATCGCCAACGAGCGTCTGTGCCGCCTGCAGACTAGCCGCGGGCCATGGGTCAGCGTACGACTTGGCAAGAGGTAGTGAGCTGGGGCCTGCACGCACGTACTGCATATGCAGGCTGTGCACCTTCTTCTCGAGCTCCTTCCTCTCGGAGAGCGAGGCCTGCAGCTTCTCTTCGCAGGCGATCCGCTCGCCTTCCATGTGGTGGATGGTCGCTTGCAGTTGGCGCACCTGCAGCCGGTGCTTGGTCCGCTCAACTTCCATCTCACTCAGCCGCGCCTGGAGTTCCTTTTCGTGGAACTCCAGAACGTCGCTGCGGCTACTGGCGCCTCCTCGTAAAACCGAGTCCAAGCCCTTCGACTTCTCCATCTCGTGCATGCGCTCCTTGAGCTGCAAGCTGCGCTCGCCGATGATGTCCAGCAACGTCAGCAACTCGTCCTTGGGCGCGAGCGTGGACTCGCGTGAACCGTGGTCCCGGCAGTCAGAATCGAGCCCGCTGTCTTGCTTGTCACTTTCCAAGATGGCGGACGCTGTGTCCCCCTTGGACGAAAGACTAGCAACCGTAGTAGGCTTGGCAACGACGCCCTGACTGAGTTCACTGCCGACACCCGCACTTTTGGCTCTTGCGCGGCCGCACACCGCTGTCATCAACGACCCGTCTTTGTGCCGCCGTGGCTTGGGATTCAGAGTCCACGTCTTTGACTCGGGCGCATCCAAAGGCACACGAGAGTCGATGCGATGCGCAGAAGTAGCTTTGGTGGGCTC includes:
- the LOC126547672 gene encoding uncharacterized protein isoform X3 translates to MDGPEEASEAACGPAARNLASGVPGPIFFLIKEQAKSLLAIKELQDRVQALEGFRNDIFFAIQDIQQNMQSSPHRPPQVSLTSSKEPTKATSAHRIDSRVPLDAPESKTWTLNPKPRRHKDGSLMTAVCGRARAKSAGVGSELSQGVVAKPTTVASLSSKGDTASAILESDKQDSGLDSDCRDHGSRESTLAPKDELLTLLDIIGERSLQLKERMHEMEKSKGLDSVLRGGASSRSDVLEFHEKELQARLSEMEVERTKHRLQVRQLQATIHHMEGERIACEEKLQASLSERKELEKKVHSLHMQYVRAGPSSLPLAKSYADPWPAASLQAAQTLVGDVARGITTEEGKAKVSNILKESNLLELKRLLLLYTLENQKLKEKADESDQHWFKKLSEWKATEASLRSDIQSLIQEKEECLDRFRRHRRDMEIVQAKYKELEMTVWALDNSEHQRDYRRDEGILPVGTRFLRSADQRFPRPYQSNFSDGESGCKTQSLPPLLLNQSRNTPLLSRRGAYPTEFRRNSLAENSLEEVGFSNEGMAYELVDPRQHKPTVFAEPSQKAFAPYWQDRRVGAAVMPSDAVRLMNLEDDHEELKSGPHSNIDMICNEFDPLSENGRQCANKPLDFEDSLDLSIPLKPTRGAASNAPRSSRSTLNVNYISPASTSSKVTLDQKHRTFRKTQN
- the LOC126547672 gene encoding uncharacterized protein isoform X1; the encoded protein is MEGTRPRSTHYTQLKTRNDAIVRPKLWKSYSSVGDHPLWDNKDAGYGTSSADTVVPSLRPDAAAAAKPQSLHSEGEMDGPEEASEAACGPAARNLASGVPGPIFFLIKEQAKSLLAIKELQDRVQALEGFRNDIFFAIQDIQQNMQSSPHRPPQVSLTSSKEPTKATSAHRIDSRVPLDAPESKTWTLNPKPRRHKDGSLMTAVCGRARAKSAGVGSELSQGVVAKPTTVASLSSKGDTASAILESDKQDSGLDSDCRDHGSRESTLAPKDELLTLLDIIGERSLQLKERMHEMEKSKGLDSVLRGGASSRSDVLEFHEKELQARLSEMEVERTKHRLQVRQLQATIHHMEGERIACEEKLQASLSERKELEKKVHSLHMQYVRAGPSSLPLAKSYADPWPAASLQAAQTLVGDVARGITTEEGKAKVSNILKESNLLELKRLLLLYTLENQKLKEKADESDQHWFKKLSEWKATEASLRSDIQSLIQEKEECLDRFRRHRRDMEIVQAKYKELEMTVWALDNSEHQRDYRRDEGILPVGTRFLRSADQRFPRPYQSNFSDGESGCKTQSLPPLLLNQSRNTPLLSRRGAYPTEFRRNSLAENSLEEVGFSNEGMAYELVDPRQHKPTVFAEPSQKAFAPYWQDRRVGAAVMPSDAVRLMNLEDDHEELKSGPHSNIDMICNEFDPLSENGRQCANKPLDFEDSLDLSIPLKPTRGAASNAPRSSRSTLNVNYISPASTSSKVTLDQKHRTFRKTQN
- the LOC126547672 gene encoding uncharacterized protein isoform X2 is translated as MLKAAGADKGRRSLPRRQPPKRVAFADDVLVDGASSDAGYGTSSADTVVPSLRPDAAAAAKPQSLHSEGEMDGPEEASEAACGPAARNLASGVPGPIFFLIKEQAKSLLAIKELQDRVQALEGFRNDIFFAIQDIQQNMQSSPHRPPQVSLTSSKEPTKATSAHRIDSRVPLDAPESKTWTLNPKPRRHKDGSLMTAVCGRARAKSAGVGSELSQGVVAKPTTVASLSSKGDTASAILESDKQDSGLDSDCRDHGSRESTLAPKDELLTLLDIIGERSLQLKERMHEMEKSKGLDSVLRGGASSRSDVLEFHEKELQARLSEMEVERTKHRLQVRQLQATIHHMEGERIACEEKLQASLSERKELEKKVHSLHMQYVRAGPSSLPLAKSYADPWPAASLQAAQTLVGDVARGITTEEGKAKVSNILKESNLLELKRLLLLYTLENQKLKEKADESDQHWFKKLSEWKATEASLRSDIQSLIQEKEECLDRFRRHRRDMEIVQAKYKELEMTVWALDNSEHQRDYRRDEGILPVGTRFLRSADQRFPRPYQSNFSDGESGCKTQSLPPLLLNQSRNTPLLSRRGAYPTEFRRNSLAENSLEEVGFSNEGMAYELVDPRQHKPTVFAEPSQKAFAPYWQDRRVGAAVMPSDAVRLMNLEDDHEELKSGPHSNIDMICNEFDPLSENGRQCANKPLDFEDSLDLSIPLKPTRGAASNAPRSSRSTLNVNYISPASTSSKVTLDQKHRTFRKTQN